A window from Primulina huaijiensis isolate GDHJ02 chromosome 13, ASM1229523v2, whole genome shotgun sequence encodes these proteins:
- the LOC140991666 gene encoding uncharacterized protein, translating into MADESAPAPSMNSDIEPQSGIAAESDPGNGVSKRARGGDEAAEPNGEKRIKAESDKCSVEEREESLADGEGEMEEQEEKEEEEEEAVAASVGMKTFGSSVEMFDYFYKLLHTWPANIDLNKYEHIMVLELLKKGHLEAERKIGCGIKGLQVRFHPQFKSRCFFLIRDDESVDDFSFRKCVDRILPLPDNMQIKHDANKALRGKGGGFGRGRGRGNRGRGRK; encoded by the exons ATGGCCGACGAATCAGCTCCAGCGCCATCGATGAACAGTGACATCGAGCCTCAATCCGGGATCGCGGCTGAATCTGACCCTGGAAATGGCGTGTCGAAGCGCGCCAGGGGGGGTGATGAGGCCGCTGAGCCAAATGGAGAGAAGAGAATCAAAGCCGAATCTGATAAGTGTTCTGTAGAAGAACGAGAAGAGAGTTTAGCAGATGGAGAGGGGGAAATGGAAGAGCAGGAGGAaaaggaggaggaggaggaggaggctGTTGCGGCCAGTGTGGGCATGAAAACGTTCGGGTCTTCTGTGGAGATGTTTGATTATTTCTATAAGCTTCTCCACACCTGGCCTGCtaatattgatttaaataaG TATGAGCACATCATGGTGTTGGAATTGCTCAAAAAAGGTCATCTGGAGGCAGAGAGAAAGATAGGATGTGGTATTAAAGGTCTTCAAGTTCGATTTCATCCACAGTTTAAAAGTCGCTGCTTCTTCCTCATCAGGGACGATGAATCTGTTGACGATTTCAGCTTCAGAAAGTGTGTTGACCGCATACTTCCCTTACCAGATAACATGCAAATAAAACACGATGCGAACAAGGCGCTGCGTGGAAAAGGTGGTGGctttggtcgaggtcgtggcCGTGGCAACCGAGGCCGAGGCAGAAAGTAA